Proteins from a single region of Mytilus trossulus isolate FHL-02 chromosome 2, PNRI_Mtr1.1.1.hap1, whole genome shotgun sequence:
- the LOC134707153 gene encoding ubiquitin carboxyl-terminal hydrolase MINDY-3-like gives MATTSGKLDEDTLMTLKNIIWGTDIKDEVFKRWTQGFVFSEDEPTALVQFDGGPCAVIAPVQGYIIRQALFTENPVDNLSTLTEEKANELLGSALVEIMLEVSSKSGVFSVIYLEDDKNDDDTNKDESCSTSKENSETKNGESCAKRPKLDADLFHTRIRCTKCENEDDLRTYVKSKLSMFQETFGVVLYLYSIILTKGIEQIKNEVEDPGEQFIDNIHGHGGQSLINLLLSGKAVTNVWDNDKDISGLKLRGIPRQSTIGFLTLMEYMRYCEVGWYLKNPRFPIWTLGSETHLTVLFSKDQNLIINESSQSSARHIFQRFDPEGNGFISTSLLGDLMSALDLVSEKEYVDIMTSKLDSESLGIITMHCFMEEFYPGDVIKDTPNTFELYHYNGIPRSCLNSKVKYFVGTATLPEELEVQIITDTSPIKLCLQTKWPSIEMSWTDNYIPSLN, from the exons ATGGCTACCACATCAGGAAAACTCGACGAAGACACGTTGATGACATTAAAAAACATTATATGGGGAACAGATATCAAAGATGAAGTGTTTAAAAGATGGACACAGG GATTTGTATTTAGTGAAGATGAACCAACAGCATTGGTACAATTCGATGGAGGTCCATGTGCAGTTATTGCACCTGTTCAAGGTTACATAATAAGACAAGCTCTGTTTACTGAGAATCCTGTCGATAATTTATCTACATTAACAG AGGAAAAGGCTAATGAACTGTTAGGATCAGCCCTAGTAGAAATCATGTTGGAAGTTTCATCTAAATCTGGTGTCTTTTCCGTAATCTACTTAGAGGATGATAAAAATGACGACGATACAAATAAAGATGAAAGTTGTAGTACATCAAAGGAAAACAGTGAGACGAAAAACGGCGAAAGTTGTGCCAAACGTCCTAAATTAGATGCAGACTTATTCCATACTAGAATAag atgCACCAAATGTGAGAATGAAGATGATTTGAGAACTTATGTTAAGTCCAAGCTATCAATGTTTCAGGAGACCTTTGGGGTTGTGCTGTATTTATATTCCATAATATTAACTAAG GGCATAGAACAAATAAAGAATGAAGTAGAAGATCCAGGGGAACAGTTTATAGACAATATACATGGTCATGGCGG CCAAAGTCTGATTAACTTATTGCTGAGTGGTAAAGCTGTAACCAATGTATGGGATAATGATAAAGACATCTCAGGTTTAA AATTACGTGGCATTCCAAGGCAGTCTACTATAGGATTTTTAACATTAATGGAATATATGCGTTATTGTGag GTTGGTTGGTACTTAAAGAATCCAAGATTTCCTATTTGGACGCTAGGGAGTGAAACACATCTTACTGTATTGTTTTCTAAA gatcaaaatttaataataaatgaatcTTCTCAGTCGAGTGCCAGACATATATTTCAAAGATTTGACCCTGAAG GTAATGGTTTTATTTCTACATCATTATTAGGAGATTTGATGAGTGCATTAGACCTTGTATCTGAAAAAGAATA tGTAGATATCATGACCAGCAAGCTAGATTCAGAAAGTCTTGGTATAATTACAATGCACTGTTTTATGGAGGAGTTTTATCCTGGGGATGTCATCAAGGACACTCCAAATACATTTGAATTATACCATTATAATGGTATCCCTAGATCATGCTTAAATTCTAAG GTGAAATACTTTGTTGGAACAGCCACTTTACCAGAAGAATTAGAAGTCCAGATTATAACAGATACATCTCCTATAAAACTTTGTCtacaaacaaaatggccgagtATAGAAATGTCATGGACAGATAATTACATCCCCTCACTGAATTAA
- the LOC134707152 gene encoding tRNA wybutosine-synthesizing protein 4-like, producing MEQQKKFKSGKSRRETAVQGTNDSSIVSKCSMATAGYFNDPFLKEFVSKTAKRSPLINRGYFIRATAIDFLLKKFLSSDSKKKQILSIGAGFDSAYFRLKSQGLIDDVMFCEIDFCDVVKRKHTVISTNSTLNSLISGYFTQSEKEDPLIEINTDGYKLLGVDLTQHNTLEALLKICGINFDYPTLLLSECVLTYMTKRCSSNVIQWASETFTNSTFVLYEQINPNDSFGLFMQNHFRTIGSALKCINAFPTMDSQLQRFKQLGWEQSEAMDMNQFYYNLVSEEERNRVEWLEPFDEYEEWHLKCAHYMVLCAYSKTSESLLSGFTKDVSVSSHVIPSCVTIEPVSNLTSILRIGHASTVVNDVIVTVAGFGEEYGKHQRLSSIVVTDAKTFKSKLLNLDVDLDQIEIVRLRHTLCSLKDGSTILIGGRMSPTYSCKQVVQLLINCHESTGKLTEGSETSFQTKDNGTNGTENSLSKGSHTSTELAHGDILNGASRETEIEDSNYEFLNRKDKKVNQNKDESNNLNCAQKETLILSSDSRHSDKNCVKIEKTNLTTSHLNAKSNETHSKKDTIDRHNVSDTNIKEKTKCLSDSLDLDSNKINSNCDKKDIVILENMSCDNKEMKDIESMSLTCSVIKQTGYIPVPRWRHSAVVCQKAGKEMIFVYGGRNETHLALNCGYMFDPDNGQLNQVCNSVSGPGYRQSHTASIWNNHVIIAGGLDLQLRPVNSICMLDVENLVWSRFDVTGELLPRYSHTAQVIDNLLVLIGGVNLCHQSPGVAVINLLTGACAEYALSVPDPDFLILLHQHQICYLGDGRFVVIGGGGNCFSFGTLLNRSPFILDINKCVQNFNQTVCNKNGLTP from the exons ATGGAACAACAGAAGAAATTCAAAAGTGGTAAAAGTAGAAGGGAAACAGCG GTTCAAGGAACAAATGACAGTTCTATTGTTAGTAAGTGTTCCATGGCAACGGCTGGTTACTTCAATGATCCATTCTTGAAAGAGTTTGTTTCCAAGACAGCAAAGAGGTCTCCATTAATTAACAG GGGATACTTCATCAGAGCAACAGCCATAGACTTTTTACTGAAGAAATTTCTATCATCCGATTCTAAAAAGAAACAG attttatcAATAGGTGCAGGGTTTGATTCAGCTTACTTCAGATTAAAATCTCAAGGACTTATTGATGATGTTATGTTCTGTGAG atagATTTTTGTGATGTAGTAAAGAGAAAACACACTGTGATCAGTACAAACTCTACCCTGAATAGTTTGATATCAGGATATTTCACACAGTCAGAGAAAGAAGATCCCTTGATTG AAATAAACACAGACGGATATAAGTTGCTAGGTGTGGATTTGACCCAGCATAATACATTGGAAGCCTTATTGAAAATATGTGGTATAAATTTTGATTATCCAACTTTGCTGCTATCAGAATGTGTGTTGACCTACATGACAAAAAGATG TTCCTCAAATGTGATCCAGTGGGCATCTGAAACATTTACCAACTCTACTTTTGTATTATATGAACAG ataaacCCAAATGATTCCTTTGGATTATTTATGCAGAACCATTTCAGAACTATAGGTTCAGCTCTAAAATGTATCAATGCATTCCCCACCATGGATTCTCAGTTACAAAGATTTAAACAGTTG GGTTGGGAGCAGTCAGAAGCTATGGATAtgaatcaattttattataacttaGTTTCTGAAGAAGAACGAAATAGAGTGGAATGGTTAGAGCCTTTTGATGAATATGAAGAATGGCACCTGAAATGTGCACATTACATGGTGTTGTGTGCTTATAGCAAAACAAGTGAATCTTTGTTGTCAG GTTTTACAAAAGATGTCTCTGTCTCTTCTCATGTCATTCCATCATGTGTGACCATAGAACCTGTTTCTAATTTGACAAGTATTTTGAGAATTGGTCATGCCAGTACAGTGGTCAATGATGTCATAGTTACTGTAGCAGGTTTTGGGGAGGAGTATGGTAAACATCAAAGGTTGTCATCAATTGTGGTTACAGATGCAAAAACATTCAAATCAAAGTTATTAAATCTAGATGTAGATCTTGATCAAATTGAAA TAGTAAGACTTCGACATACATTGTGTTCACTGAAGGATGGCTCAACAATTCTTATTGGTGGAAGAATGTCACCTACCTATTCTTGTAAACAAGTTGTTCAGCTTCTGATTAATTGTCATGAGTCAACAGGAAAATTAACTGAAGGATCTGAGACATCTTTTCAAACAAAAGATAACGGCACAAATGGGACAGAAAATAGTTTAAGTAAAGGTTCACATACATCTACAGAGTTGGCACATGGAGATATATTAAATGGTGCATCAAGAGAAACCGAAATAGAGGActcaaattatgaatttttaaatagaaaagaCAAGAAAGTAAATCAGAATAAAGATGAATCTAATAATCTGAACTGTGCACAAAAGGAAACATTAATTCTGAGTTCAGATTCCAGACATTCTGATAAAAATTGTGTTAAGattgaaaaaacaaacttaactaCTTCACATCTCAATGCAAAATCTAATGAAACACACTCAAAAAAAGATACTATAGATAGACATAATGTATCAGATACAAACATAAAGGAAAAAACTAAATGTTTATCTGATAGTTTAGACTTAGacagtaataaaataaactcAAACTGTGATAAAAAAGACATTGTTATTTTGGAAAACATGAGCTGTGATAATAAGGAGATGAAGGATATTGAATCTATGTCATTAACTTGTTCTGTGATAAAACAAACAGGATACATTCCAGTTCCTAGATGGCGCCACTCTGCAGTTGTCTGCCAGAAAGCTG GTAAAGAAATGATATTTGTATACGGAGGAAGGAATGAGACACATCTGGCCTTGAACTGTGGATATATGTTTGATCCAGATAATGGACAGTTGAATCAG GTTTGTAACTCTGTATCAGGACCAGGATACAGACAATCacatacagcctctatctggaACAATCATGTTATCATTGCTGGGGGTCTTGACCTTCAGCTACGACCTGTAAACAGTATATGTATGTTGGATGTAGAAAACCTGGTGTGGAGCAGGTTTGATGTTACTGGAGAGCTGTTACCAAG aTATTCTCACACAGCTCAAGTCATAGATAATCTGTTAGTCTTGATTGGTGGAGTCAACTTGTGTCATCAGTCACCAGGTGTTGCTGTCATCAACCTTTTGACAGGTGCATGTGCAGAATATGCACTTTCT GTACCAGATCCTGACTTTTTGATATTGTTACACCAGCACCAGATCTGTTACCTTGGCGACGGGAGATTTGTTGTGATTGGAGGAGGCGGTAACTGTTTCTCTTTTGGAACTCTTCTGAATAGATCTCCATTTATTCTGGATATCAACAAATGCGTTCAGAATTTCAACCAAACTGTATGCAACAAGAATGGATTAACACCTTGA